TACGCGGACCGGGCGCTCGGCCGCTGGGCCGGGTTCAGCATCGGCTGGCTGTACTGGTTCTTCTGGGTCGTGGTGCTGGCCGTGGAGGCGACCGCGGGGGCCAAGATCCTCAACACCTGGGTCCCCGGTGTGCCGCAGTGGGCGTTCGCCCTGCTGGTGATGGCCGTGCTGACGGCCACCAACCTGTTCTCGGTGGCCTCCTACGGGGAGTTCGAGTTCTGGTTCGCCGGGATCAAGGTGGTGGCCATCATCGCCTTCATCGTGATCGGCGCCCTGGCCGTCTTCGGCCTGCTGCCCGGCACCAGCGCGGTCGGCACGGCCAACCTGACCGGCAACGGCGGTTTCCTGCCGCACGGGGTCGGCGCCGTCTTCACCGGCATGCTGACCGTGGTGTTCGCCTTCATGGGCAGCGAGATCGTCACGCTCGCCGCCGGCGAGTCCGCCGACCCGGAGAAGGCGGTCAGCCGGGCCACCAACAGCGTGATCTGGCGGATCGGGGTCTTCTACCTGGGCTCGATCGCGATCGTGGTGACCCTGCTGCCGTGGAACGACGCCTCGGTCAAGGGCAGCCCGTACGTCGCGGTGCTGGAGCACGTCGGCATCCCCGGCGCCGCCCGGGTGATGGACGTGATCGTGCTGACCGCCGTCCTGTCCTGCCTCAACTCCGGCCTCTACACCGCCTCCCGGATGGCCTTCTCGCTCGGGCAGCGCGGCGACGCCCCGAAGGCCTTCGCCCGGGTGAGCCGGCGCGGCGTGCCCCGGGTCGCGATCCTGTCCTCGGTGGTCTTCGGCTTCCTCGCGGTGTTCTTCAACTACACCTCGCCGAACACCGTCTTCAAGTTCCTGATCAACTCCTCGGGCGCGGTGGCCCTCTTCGTCTGGCTGGTGATCTGCTTCTCGCAGCTGCGGATGCGCAAGATCATCGAGCGGGAGACGCCCGAGCGCCTCACCGTCCGGATGTGGCTCTACCCGTACCTCACCTGGGCCACCATCGGCCTGATCGGGTTCGTGATGATCTACATGTTCACCGACCACGACGGCCGGACCCAGATGTACCTCTCGCTGGTCGCGGCAGCCGTCGTCCTGGTGGCGGCGGCCGTGGTGGACCGGCGCCGCAAGGCCGCCGCCCTCGCGGCCGCGGCCGGATAGCCGGCACCGGCGGCGCACCCCCTCCGGCCGTCCGGCCGCCCTCACCGGGCGGGCGGACGGCCGGACGCGTCGTCAGGCCGACCGTCCGGCGGGCCGGGCCGTGGGCCCCGGACCAGAGGTGACCGGTCCGACGGCGTCCCCTACCCTTCCCTCTATGCGAGATCTTGTGGCGGGGACGGTGTACCTGGCCAAGGGCCAGAAGTGGGTGGCGCGACACGGCCGCTGGTGGGGGTTCGGGATGATTCCCGCGCTGATCACCCTGGTCGGATACATCGTGGCGCTGGTGCTGCTCAGCACCCGGGCCGACGACCTGGCCGCCTGGGCCACCCCGTTCGCCGACGGCTGGGGCTCCCCCTGGCAGGGCCTGCTGCGCGGCGCGCTCGCGGCCATCACCTTCGGCGGCGGCCTGCTGATCGCCCTGATCACCTTCACCGCCGTGACCCTGCTGGTCGGCCAGCCCTTCTACGAGTCGCTCTGCGAGAAGGTCGACGAGACCGAGGGCGGCGCGCCCGCCAAGCCGGAGATCCCGCTCTGGCGCGAGCTGCTGATCTCCGCCCGGGACAGCCTGTACGTCCTGGTCCGGGTGCTCGCCTTCGGGATCCTGCTGTTCGCCTGCGGGTTCATCCCGGTGGTCGGCCAGACCGTGGTGCCGGTCCTCGGCTTCTGCGTCTCCGGCTTCTTCCTGGTGGTCGAGCTCTCCGCGGTGGCGCTGCAACGGCGCGGGGTGCCGCAGGCCGAGCGGATCCGGCTGCTGCGCCGCCGGCTGCCGCTGGCGCTCGGGTTCGGCGTACCGCTGATCCTGCTGTTCCTGGTCCCGCTGCTGACCGTGCTGGCGATGCCGGGCGCGGTCGCGGGCGCGACCCTGCTGGCCCGGGATCTCGTCCCGGTCGAGGCGGACGGGGACGGCGAGGACGGCGAGGACGGCACGGACGGCGCGCAGGCGGCCCGGGAGTCCGGGGAGCACCCGGAGGGGAACCCGTACGGCGGCCCCTCCACGACGGGCGCCTACCCCGAGAACCCGTACGCGGAGCCCCCGCAGGCGCACAACCCGTACCGCGGCGGCGTCGAGGCCAATCCCTACCGGTCCGCTCCGTAACCCCGGACACGAGCGCGTGCGGCCACCGAAGGCGAGCGGGTGGTGACACCGCGCCACAGCGGCGTGCACCGCCTGTGAGGCCGGACACAGGCTCTCCCGTCACTACTACCGCTGATAGTTGCCGGCTGTCGGGCGCGCCCCGCCCTCCGTCCTCGGCCCGTGGGCCGAGGGCGCCGACGGCGGGGCGCCCCGGCCCGGAACAGGGGCCACCAGGTGACTTCCAGCCCTGGACGCGGCGGCGGCCGCCCCCGCCCGGCGCGGAATTCCCCTACTCCGGGTAACCAGATTCGTCGCACCCGGCTACGGCCGGGTACCACCGTGTCCACTACCGTCCGTAGTAGCCGGGGCTTTTGCTCCCCGCTCGGGGCTCTGCGAAGAATGTGCAGGCCGCCAGGCCGCGAGGCGTCCCACCGCCGCGCAACCTGCCCGCCCCGTCCCCACAGCCGGGGTGCCACCGCCGTCCCGCGGAGCGGCGCCGGACCTTCTCCCCCGAGCGGGTCCGGCCGCCCCGCGCTCCGGCGCGGTCCCACGCCCGACGGAAGAGGACACCCGCCCCATGCAGCTCAGCCATGCCCGCCGCAACTCCCTGATCACCGGTGTGACCACCATCGCGCTGGCCGGGGCCGCCACCCTCTCGCTGGCCCTCCCGCAGGACAGCGCCACCGCCGAGGCCGTGACCACCGTGACCACCGCCTCCGTCGACGGGCTCCCCGCGACGCCGACGGCGGAGGAACCGCAGGCACAGACGGACGCGGCGCAGGCGGCGGACGCCGCCGCGAAGCTCAAGGCCGAGGCGGACGCGGCCGCCGCGGCCCAGGCCCGGACGGACGCGGAAGCCAAGGCGCAGTCCGACGCGGCCGCCGCACAGGCCCAGGCCAAGGCGCAGGCCGACGCCAAGGCGAAGGCGGACGCCGCCGCGGCCGCCTCCCGCTCGCAGCAGCGCTCCGCACTGAACAGCGCCGCCGCGTTCACCGGCACCCCGCAGCAGATCGCCGCGCAGATCGTGCCCGCCGGACAGCTCCAGTGCTTCAACAACATCATCGAGCGCGAGAGCAACTGGAAGGTGACGGCCACCAACCCCAGCTCCGGCGCGTACGGCCTGGTGCAGGCCCTGCCCGGCTCCAAGATGGCCGCGGCCGGCGCGGACTGGCGGACCAACCCCGCCACCCAGATCAAGTGGGGCCTGAGCTACATGAACGCCACCTACGGCAGCCCGTGCGGGGCGTGGAAGTTCTGGCAGGTCCACCACGCGTACTGAGCCGGACGCCCACCACCCGCACACGGACGGTCCGGGGACGGACGGTCCGGGGACGGCCCGGATTCGCGCTGGTCACACGCCTGGCAAGGTCGCCCGGGGGCGCACACCGACATGTCGGTGTGCGCCGTTCCGTGCGCCCGGCGCGCGGCCCAGGTGGACGCCCTCGGCGCGCGCGGTGAAGATATGGCGCACGCCGTTCCTTTTGACAGGGAATGGTCAGTTTCGGGAGGCGGCCGGCCGTTGCCTGCGAAGGCGGCCGCTCCTACCCTCCACGGCATGCCCTCACCCCTGATCAGCGTCGTACTCCCCGCCTACGACCAGCAGAAACAGCTGACGGACTGCCTCGAATCGCTCCTCGCCCAGTCCCTCCGCGACTTCGAGGTCATCCTGGTCGCCGACCGATCCCCGGACGTCTCCGCGGACCTGGCCGTCGCCTACGCCGCCCAGCACCCCAACGTCTCCGTCCTGCACCTCAACGCCGCCGTCGGCGTCGGCCGGGCCCGCAACGCCGGCGCCGCCCAGGCCCGCGGCGAGTACCTGCTCTTCCTGGACAGCGACCACGTCCTGCCGCCGGACGCCTTCGACTCGCTGGCCGAACGGCTGGCGGAGACCGGCGCGGTCGACGTCCTGCTGTTCGGCCACACCCGCCGGCACGGCGGCCGCGACTGGCCCGGCGGCGCGCAGCAGCAGCTGGCCGCCGCGGGCGGCGCCGTCCTCGGGCCGGCGGCGCGCCCCGAGCTGTTCGGCGCCCCGCCGCTCAGCTGGGACCGGTTGCTCGACCGCGCCCGGTGGAACGACCTGGCCCTGGCCTTCCCCGACGGCCGCTACGAGGAGGTGCCCGTCGTCCACCAGGCGCTGATGGACGCCCGGCGGATCGCCGTCCTCCCCCGCGAGTGCGTCCAGCTGCGCCGCCGGCACACCCTGCACCCCAGCGGCTCGCCCGGCAGCAGCCACTTCGACCTCTTCGGCCAGTACGAGCGCAGCTTCGAGCTGCTCGACGCCCGGCCGGACCTGGAAGCCGTCCGCCCGCACCTGTTCGACCGGATGATCCGGCACTACCTGTTCGTCTTCGAGCTGGCCGGGTGCGTGGCCAGGGCCGAGCGCCCGCAGTTCTTCCAGCGTGCCGCCGAGCACCACCGGCGCTTCCTGCCGGCCGGACACCGGCGGCCCGCCGGGCGGGACGGGTTGAAGTTCTCCCTGCTGGCGGGCGGCTCGTACCCGGCCTTCGAGGTCGCCAAGCTCTCGCACATCGCCCGGGGCGCCGTCACCGCCCGCGCCGGCCGCCGCCGGACCCCGGAGCCGGCCGGCTGACGGTCCGCCGTTGCCGGGCCGGCCCTCACCGACAGCGGCAGCGGAAGCAGCAGCAGGCTGGGGCGCCGGACCGGGCCGGCGCCGCCGTCAGACCTGCGCGGTACCGCCCCCGGCCGCCATCGCGGCCGCGATCAGCCGCCCGGTCCGGGCCCACTCCTCGGCCGGCACCCGGGGCAGCGCGTCGTTCCAGAGCGGCAGGCAGGCGCCGCGCAGCTGCGCCATGCCCTCCGGGCGGGCGATCAGCCAGAAGTGCAGGTGCGCCGCGCCGTCACCCCACTTGTCGATGTGCACCCGCGCGATCCCGCCGAGCGACAGCACGGCCCGCTCGGTCCGCTGGAGCATCGCGCCGAGTTCGGCGGCCCGGGCGGGCGGCAGGTCGGTCAGGTCGTGGTGGTCGCGAGGCTGGAGCAGCACCATGGCGGGCAGCCCGGCCGGCTGGTCGGGCCCGCTCAGCCGCCAGTGCTCGTCCGTCCAGAGGAAGTCGGAGTCCGGCCGGGCGCACTGGTCGCACTCCTCGGCGCCGGCCTCGCCCTGCCGGGGCGGTTCGGGCAGCAGCGGCTCGTCCAGGACCTTGACCCGCAGCTCCCCCTCGAAGGGGAAGATGTCCCAGGACTGGACGCCGTCCGCCCGCAGCTGCGGACGCCGGCCGATCGGGAGCCGCTCCAGGTACGAACCGGGCCCGTCGCCCCGTGCCTGGTAGCTGTTGTCGGTGATCATGGCAGCCGAGCCTGCCATATGACACCCCGTCGCCTCCGCCCGGGGTGGCCGCCCCGCGCCCCGGCGCCCCGGCTGGGATCATCGGCGGTATGACCGCCGCGCCCACCCCGGGAGGCACGCCGTGACCCAGCACTCCGCCGCAGGCGCCGAACTGGCCCGGGCGCTCGCCGCCGCGCTGCGCGGCGAGGTCCGCTTCGGCGCGGCCGAACGCACGGTGTACAGCCACGACGCCTCCAACTACCGGCAGTTGCCGCTCGGCGTGGTCAAACCCGCCGACTCCGACGACGTCCGCGCGGCGCTGGCGCTCTGCCGGGAGCACGGCGTGCCGGTGGTCGCCCGGGGCGCCGGCACCAGTATCGGCGGCCAGGCCGTGGGGCCCGGCGCGGTGGTGCTCGACTTCCGCCGGCACCTCGGCCGGGTGCTGTCCGTGGACCCGGAGCGCCGGCTGGCCCGGGTCGAGCCCGGCACGGTGCTGGACGATCTGCAGGCCGCCGCCCGGCCGTACGGGCTGCGCTTCGGACCGGACCCGTCGACGCACAGCCGCTGCACCCTCGGCGGCATGATCGGCAACGACTCCTGCGGCGCGCACTCGGTGGCCTGGGGGCGGACCGCCGACAACGTCGAGTCGCTGGACCTGCTGCTCGCCGACGGCACCGAGCTGACCGTCGGCGGCCCGCTCTCCCCCGTCGCGCGCGGGCGGCTGCGCGAACTGCCCGGCCGGCCCGGCGAACTCCACCGCGCCCTCCAGGACCTGGCCGACCAGAACCTGGCCGCGCTGCGCCAGGGCATGCCCCACCTGCCGCGCCGCACCTCCGGCTACGCCCTCGACGCGCTGCTGCCCGAGCACGGCCACGACCTGGCCCGCGCGCTCACCGGCACCGAGGGCACCTGCGCGCTGCTGCTCGGCGCCACCGTGCAGCTGGTCGAGCAGCCGGCCGTCCGGGTGCTGGTGGTGGCCGGCTACCCGGACGAGACGGCCGCCGCGGACGCCGTGCCGGCCCTGCTGCCGCTGGGCCCGCTCACCGTGGAGGGGATGGCCGGCGACCTGATCGCCGCCCTGCTCGCCGCCGGCCCCCGGCCGCCCGCGCTGGACCGGCTGCCGGACGGCGACTGCTGGCTGTTCATGGAGGCCGGCGGGGCGACCGAGGCGCAGGCGCTGGACGCCGCCCGCGCCCTGGTCGACGCCGTCCGCCGCGAGCGTACCGCCACCGCCTCGGTGGTCACCGACCCGGCGGAGCAGCGCCAGCTCTGGGGCGTCCGGGAGGCCGGCGCGGGGATCGTCACCCGACTGCCCGACGGTGGGGAGGCCTGGCCCGGCTGGGAGGACTCCGCGGTGCCGCCGGAGCGGCTCGGCGATTACCTGCGGGACCTGCGCGGGCTGCTGCGCCGGTCAGGGCTGCGCGGCGTCCCGTACGGGCACTTCGGCGAGGGGTGCGTGCACCTGCGGATCGACTTCCCGCTGACGGCGCCGCGCGGCGGCCGGGTGTTCCGGGAGTTCCTGGAGCAGGCGGCCGACCTGGTGGTGTCGTACGGGGGTTCGCTCTCCGGCGAGCACGGCGACGGGCAGGCCAGGGCCGAACTGCTGCCCCGGATGTACCCGCCGGAGATCATCGCCCTGTTCGGCCGGTTCAAGCGGATCTGGGACCCGGAGAACCTGCTCAACCCGGGCAACCTGGTCGACCCGCGCCCACTCGACGCGGACCTGCGCTTCGACGGGCCGGTGCGCGACCTGCCGCTGGCGCTGCCGTACGAGCAGGACGGGGGCAGCCTGCTCAAGGCCGTGCACCGCTGTGTCGGCGTGGCCAAGTGCGTGGACACCAGTACGGGGGTGATGTGCCCGAGCTACATGGCCACCGGCGAGGAGCGGCACTCCACCCGGGGCCGGGCCCGGCTGTTGGCGGAGATGCTGCGCGGCGAGGCGGTGCCGGACGGCTGGCGGTCGGCGGAGGTGCGGGAGGCGCTCGACCTCTGCCTTGGCTGCAAGGGCTGTGCGAGCGACTGCCCGGTCCATGTCGACATGGCGACCTACAAGGCCGAATTCCTGTACCAGCACCACCGCCGCCGCCTGCGCCCCGCCTCGCACCTCTCGATGGGCTGGCTGCCGCTCTGGCTGCGCGGCGCCGCGCTCGCGCCCGGCCTCGCCAACCGGGTGGCCCGCTCGGCCGCGGCCGGCCCGCTGAAGCGGCTCGCGGGTGTGGACGGGCGCCGGGCGATCCCCGTCCTGCCGCCGGAGACCTTCAGCCGCTGGTTCCGCCGGCACCGGGCCGCGCACCCGGCCCCGGCCGGCGGGCAACGCGTCGTGCTCTGGCCGGACACCTTCGCCGAGCACCTCCAGCCGGAGGTGCTGCGGGCCGCCGTGGAGGTGCTGGAGCACCTCGGTTTCGCGGTCGAGCTCCCGACCGGGCCGGTCTGCTGCGGCCTCACCTGGGTCTCCACCGGGCAGCTGGACACCGCCCGCCGGGTGATGCGGCGCAGCCTGCGGGCCCTGCCCGACGGTGTCCCGGTGGTCGGCCTGGACCCGAGCTGCACGGCGGCCCTGCGTGAGGAGGTGCCCAAGCTGCTCGGCCCGGCCGGCCGCCCGGCCGCGGCCCGGGTGCGGACCTTCGCCGAGTTCCTGGACGAGTCCGCCGCCGGGCTGGAGCTGCCGCAGGTCGGCGGGGAGGCGATCACCCAGACCCACTGCCACCAGCACGCCGTGCTGGGCACCGGGGCCGACCGCCGGATCGACGCCAGGATCGGGCTGGCGAACCGGGTGCTCGACTCGGGGTGCTGCGGTCTGGCCGGGAACTTCGGTTTCGAGCGGGGCCACTACGAGGTGTCGGTCGCGGTGGCGGAGCGGGTGCTGCTGCCGGAGGTCCGGGCCGCGGAGGCCGGCACGGTGGTGCTGGCGGACGGGTTCAGCTGCCGGACGCAGATCGCCCAGCTCGCGGACGGCCGGCGCGCGCTGCACCTGGCGGAGCTGCTGCAACGCGCGCTGCGGGCCGGGGTGGGGGAGCCGCGCGAACGGGCGTGAGCACACCCGTTTCCCAACAGCCCCACAGATTTCACGACTTTTCAACTTCAATCATTAAACGACAATCCATCCAACGTTCTGACCCGGCGTCAGGACACCTCCTACGCTGTGCACCGGCTCCGGCGGCGCACAACGGCGTCCACCGGAACCACTCCTACCGAATGTGATGAGCCCCGGAGGCTTCTGTGAGGACACGTCGTTCTTTCCGCACACCCTGGACGGCCCTGCTGGCGACAGGTCTGACCGTGGGAGCGCTGGTGACGTGCCCGGCCGGCGCGGCGTTCGCGGACGCGCCGCCCACCGTGACCAGCACCATCCAAGTAGGCCCCTACCCCGCCGGGGTGGCGGTGCTGCCCGACGGCTCCCAGGCCTACGTCACCAGCCAGAGCACCGGCGCGGTGAAGGTCATCGACACCGCCGCCGGGACCGTCGCCGCCACCGTCGAGACCGGCTCCGGCTCCTACGCGGTCGCGATCGCGCCCGACGGCAGGCACGCCTACCTGACGCACTCCGCGGAGAACACCGTCAGCGTGATCGACACCGCCGGGCGGACGGTCGGCGCGACCGTCCCGGTCGGCGCCGGGCCCTTCGACGTGGCGGTCGCCCCGGACGGCGGGCACGTCTACGTCAGCAACGCCGACGCCAACACCGTCAGCGTGATCGAGACCGCCGGCAACACGGTGAGCGCCACCGTCCCGGTCGGCACCGAGCCGCACGGGCTGGCGCTCTCCCCCGACGGCCACAAGCTCTACGTCGCCGTCCCCGGTGACAAGGCCGTGCAGGTCGTCGACACCGCCACCAACACGGTGAGCAGCACCATCACCGTCCCGAGCACCCCGTTCGACCTGGCGGTCACGCCGAACGGCGCCCGGATCTACACCGCCAACTGGGAGGACCACAGCGTCGGGGTGATCGACACCGCCACCGGGGCCGCCGCCGGATCGATCGTCGTGGGCGCCAACCCGCTGGCCGTCACCGTCGCCCCCGACGGCCGGCAGGCGTTCGTCAGCAACTACGACGACAACACGGTGAGCGTCATCACGACCGCCGACAACACGGTGAGCGCCACCCTCCCGGTCGGCAGCAACCCGTACGGGCTGGCGATCACCCCCAACGGCAAGCGCGGCTACCTGGCCGACTTCGGCGCCGGCGCGGTGAGCGTGCTGGACATCCCGCGGCCCACCCCGACCGTCACCGCGGTCAGCCCCGCGAGCGGCCCGGTCGCCGGCGGCACCGCCGTCACCGTCACCGGCACCAACCTGGCCACGGCCACCGCGGTGACCTTCGGCTCCGCCGCCGCGACCGCCGTCTCCTGCACCGCGACCAGCTGCACCGCCACCGCGCCGGCCGGCGCCGCCGGGACGGTCGACATCCGGGTCACCACCCCGGAGGGGGTCAGCCCCGCCGTCCAGGGCGACCGCTACACCTACACCGAGCAGGCGGACCTCGCCGTCGCCCTCACCGCGACGCCGGTGACCGCCCTGTTCGGCGGCCGCGTCGACTACACCCTGACCGTCACCAACCGCGGTCCCTCGAAGCTCACCTCCGGCACCGTCTCGGTGCCGCTGACCTCCCCGACCACCGCGACCTCGACCGACTGCACCGCGGCCGCCGGCAAGGTCACCTGCACCCTGCCGGCCCTGGCCAACGGCGCCGCCGTCACCCGGCACTTCTCCGTCCCGGTCGGCCTGCTCACCTACCGGACCTGGGCCGTCACCGCGACCCGCACCGCCAGCGTGCCCGCCGACCCGGCGGCGGCCAACGACAGCGCCACCCGCACCTGCAAGGCCAACAGCTCGCTGAGCATCACCTGCAGCTGACCGCACCGCTCCACCGGCGGGCGGCCCCACACCCGGGGCCGCCCGCCGGCGCGCTCCCGGCTCGCCCGCGCCGCCGGGTCCGCCGGGTCCGCCGAAGGTGCGGGGGCCTCGGCCGATGGCGCTCGGCGTCAGCAGAAGGTGCGGGGCGTCAGGTAGTCCGGCACCACCACGCGGGTCTGCGGGGAGGCCTGCGCCACCTGCGCGGTGAACGCGGCCAGGTCCATGTGCGGGTCCGGCCGGACGGGGTTCACCAGCGCGCTCTCGAAGGTGTCCCAGTGCACCGGCACGACCGTCCGCGGGTTGCCCAGCGCCCGCATCAGCCGTGGCACGTACCCGTGGGTGGCCGCGCTGCCGGGTACGGCGATCATCGCCAGATCGGGCCGCAACCCGGCCGCCTCCCGCTCGGCGAAGTCGCTCGCGCCCGTCAGGAAGGCCGTCGGGCCGCCCTCGAAGCCGACCTGGAAGGCCAGCGTGTCGCCCTCGGGCAGATCGCCGACGGTGGCCGGCCGCCGCGGCGGAAGCGCGTTCAGCGTCCCGGGCGCGAAGTACCGGCGCTGCTCGTTGCGGCTGTGCCGGCTCGCCACCACCTCCACGGTCAGCCCGCCGCCGAAGTCCAGCACCTCGCCGCCCTTCACCACGATCAGCTGCCCGGCGGGCACGTCGAGGGCGCGCAGCAGGTGGTAGGTGGTCTCGGTGCCGACCACCGGCGCGCCGGTCCTGGCCGCGATGTACGGGACGTCGTTGATGTGGTCCCAGTGACTGTGGCTGACCAGGAGCAGCTCCGGGGTACCGATGTGCGGGTCCACCAGCGCCGGGTCGGTGACCAGCGGCGTGGCGGGGTCGAAGGCCTTGCCGCCGTCGACGTGGAGGCCGGTGCTGAAGCGGGTCAGGTAGGGGTCGAACAGGACGGTGCGGCCGCCGTGGTCGATCCGCCAGCCCGCCGTGCCGAGCCAGCGGTAGACGGTGCCGGACGGCCTCCCGGCCTGCTCCTGCCCGTCCGGCTGT
The sequence above is a segment of the Kitasatospora sp. NBC_00240 genome. Coding sequences within it:
- a CDS encoding FAD-binding and (Fe-S)-binding domain-containing protein, yielding MTQHSAAGAELARALAAALRGEVRFGAAERTVYSHDASNYRQLPLGVVKPADSDDVRAALALCREHGVPVVARGAGTSIGGQAVGPGAVVLDFRRHLGRVLSVDPERRLARVEPGTVLDDLQAAARPYGLRFGPDPSTHSRCTLGGMIGNDSCGAHSVAWGRTADNVESLDLLLADGTELTVGGPLSPVARGRLRELPGRPGELHRALQDLADQNLAALRQGMPHLPRRTSGYALDALLPEHGHDLARALTGTEGTCALLLGATVQLVEQPAVRVLVVAGYPDETAAADAVPALLPLGPLTVEGMAGDLIAALLAAGPRPPALDRLPDGDCWLFMEAGGATEAQALDAARALVDAVRRERTATASVVTDPAEQRQLWGVREAGAGIVTRLPDGGEAWPGWEDSAVPPERLGDYLRDLRGLLRRSGLRGVPYGHFGEGCVHLRIDFPLTAPRGGRVFREFLEQAADLVVSYGGSLSGEHGDGQARAELLPRMYPPEIIALFGRFKRIWDPENLLNPGNLVDPRPLDADLRFDGPVRDLPLALPYEQDGGSLLKAVHRCVGVAKCVDTSTGVMCPSYMATGEERHSTRGRARLLAEMLRGEAVPDGWRSAEVREALDLCLGCKGCASDCPVHVDMATYKAEFLYQHHRRRLRPASHLSMGWLPLWLRGAALAPGLANRVARSAAAGPLKRLAGVDGRRAIPVLPPETFSRWFRRHRAAHPAPAGGQRVVLWPDTFAEHLQPEVLRAAVEVLEHLGFAVELPTGPVCCGLTWVSTGQLDTARRVMRRSLRALPDGVPVVGLDPSCTAALREEVPKLLGPAGRPAAARVRTFAEFLDESAAGLELPQVGGEAITQTHCHQHAVLGTGADRRIDARIGLANRVLDSGCCGLAGNFGFERGHYEVSVAVAERVLLPEVRAAEAGTVVLADGFSCRTQIAQLADGRRALHLAELLQRALRAGVGEPRERA
- a CDS encoding amino acid permease is translated as MSAETTTTRTASPPDAPGDGGQDGNLKAGLKNRHLSMIAIGGVIGAGLFVGSGAGIASTGPGILLSYTLAGVLVVMVMRMLGEMAAADPQSGSFSAYADRALGRWAGFSIGWLYWFFWVVVLAVEATAGAKILNTWVPGVPQWAFALLVMAVLTATNLFSVASYGEFEFWFAGIKVVAIIAFIVIGALAVFGLLPGTSAVGTANLTGNGGFLPHGVGAVFTGMLTVVFAFMGSEIVTLAAGESADPEKAVSRATNSVIWRIGVFYLGSIAIVVTLLPWNDASVKGSPYVAVLEHVGIPGAARVMDVIVLTAVLSCLNSGLYTASRMAFSLGQRGDAPKAFARVSRRGVPRVAILSSVVFGFLAVFFNYTSPNTVFKFLINSSGAVALFVWLVICFSQLRMRKIIERETPERLTVRMWLYPYLTWATIGLIGFVMIYMFTDHDGRTQMYLSLVAAAVVLVAAAVVDRRRKAAALAAAAG
- a CDS encoding EI24 domain-containing protein; translated protein: MRDLVAGTVYLAKGQKWVARHGRWWGFGMIPALITLVGYIVALVLLSTRADDLAAWATPFADGWGSPWQGLLRGALAAITFGGGLLIALITFTAVTLLVGQPFYESLCEKVDETEGGAPAKPEIPLWRELLISARDSLYVLVRVLAFGILLFACGFIPVVGQTVVPVLGFCVSGFFLVVELSAVALQRRGVPQAERIRLLRRRLPLALGFGVPLILLFLVPLLTVLAMPGAVAGATLLARDLVPVEADGDGEDGEDGTDGAQAARESGEHPEGNPYGGPSTTGAYPENPYAEPPQAHNPYRGGVEANPYRSAP
- a CDS encoding IPT/TIG domain-containing protein — protein: MGALVTCPAGAAFADAPPTVTSTIQVGPYPAGVAVLPDGSQAYVTSQSTGAVKVIDTAAGTVAATVETGSGSYAVAIAPDGRHAYLTHSAENTVSVIDTAGRTVGATVPVGAGPFDVAVAPDGGHVYVSNADANTVSVIETAGNTVSATVPVGTEPHGLALSPDGHKLYVAVPGDKAVQVVDTATNTVSSTITVPSTPFDLAVTPNGARIYTANWEDHSVGVIDTATGAAAGSIVVGANPLAVTVAPDGRQAFVSNYDDNTVSVITTADNTVSATLPVGSNPYGLAITPNGKRGYLADFGAGAVSVLDIPRPTPTVTAVSPASGPVAGGTAVTVTGTNLATATAVTFGSAAATAVSCTATSCTATAPAGAAGTVDIRVTTPEGVSPAVQGDRYTYTEQADLAVALTATPVTALFGGRVDYTLTVTNRGPSKLTSGTVSVPLTSPTTATSTDCTAAAGKVTCTLPALANGAAVTRHFSVPVGLLTYRTWAVTATRTASVPADPAAANDSATRTCKANSSLSITCS
- a CDS encoding glycosyltransferase family A protein, giving the protein MPSPLISVVLPAYDQQKQLTDCLESLLAQSLRDFEVILVADRSPDVSADLAVAYAAQHPNVSVLHLNAAVGVGRARNAGAAQARGEYLLFLDSDHVLPPDAFDSLAERLAETGAVDVLLFGHTRRHGGRDWPGGAQQQLAAAGGAVLGPAARPELFGAPPLSWDRLLDRARWNDLALAFPDGRYEEVPVVHQALMDARRIAVLPRECVQLRRRHTLHPSGSPGSSHFDLFGQYERSFELLDARPDLEAVRPHLFDRMIRHYLFVFELAGCVARAERPQFFQRAAEHHRRFLPAGHRRPAGRDGLKFSLLAGGSYPAFEVAKLSHIARGAVTARAGRRRTPEPAG
- a CDS encoding MBL fold metallo-hydrolase encodes the protein MRNPALDRRTFLRAAAAAGAGLPVAAAALPAEAAPRDWPGRADTQPQEQQEQREQREQREQREQPDGQEQAGRPSGTVYRWLGTAGWRIDHGGRTVLFDPYLTRFSTGLHVDGGKAFDPATPLVTDPALVDPHIGTPELLLVSHSHWDHINDVPYIAARTGAPVVGTETTYHLLRALDVPAGQLIVVKGGEVLDFGGGLTVEVVASRHSRNEQRRYFAPGTLNALPPRRPATVGDLPEGDTLAFQVGFEGGPTAFLTGASDFAEREAAGLRPDLAMIAVPGSAATHGYVPRLMRALGNPRTVVPVHWDTFESALVNPVRPDPHMDLAAFTAQVAQASPQTRVVVPDYLTPRTFC
- a CDS encoding lytic transglycosylase domain-containing protein, encoding MQLSHARRNSLITGVTTIALAGAATLSLALPQDSATAEAVTTVTTASVDGLPATPTAEEPQAQTDAAQAADAAAKLKAEADAAAAAQARTDAEAKAQSDAAAAQAQAKAQADAKAKADAAAAASRSQQRSALNSAAAFTGTPQQIAAQIVPAGQLQCFNNIIERESNWKVTATNPSSGAYGLVQALPGSKMAAAGADWRTNPATQIKWGLSYMNATYGSPCGAWKFWQVHHAY